One genomic window of Mastomys coucha isolate ucsf_1 unplaced genomic scaffold, UCSF_Mcou_1 pScaffold8, whole genome shotgun sequence includes the following:
- the LOC116083651 gene encoding 60S ribosomal protein L36a-like: MVKVPKTRRSFCKKCGKHQPHKVTQYKKGKDSLYAQGKRRYDRKQSGYGGQTKPIFRKKAKTTKKIVLRLECVEPNCRSKRMLAIKRCKHFELGGDKKRKGQVIQF; this comes from the coding sequence ATGGTGAAAGTTCCTAAGACCCGCCGGAGCTTCTGCAAGAAATGTGGGAAGCACCAACCCCACAAGGTGACACAGTACAAGAAGGGCAAGGATTCTTTGTATGCCCAGGGAAAGCGGCGTTATGACAGGAAACAGAGTGGCTATGGTGGGCAGACTAAGCCGATTTTCCGCAAAAAGGCTAAAACTACAAAGAAGATTGTGCTGAGACTGGAGTGTGTTGAGCCCAACTGCAGATCTAAGAGGATGCTGGCTATTAAGAGATGCAAGCATTTTGAATTGGGAGGTGACAAGAAGAGAAAGGGCCAAGTGATCCAGTTCTAA